GTCGAGCAGGATGGTGTAGGCCGCTAACAGCACGCCGCTGCATGCGAGGACTTCGAGGGCATATATGGCCAGCGTTTTCATGGTCGTAAGGGCTTGGGGCGGAGCGGGCGATTATTTGCGGGCGTTCTGCATGATTTGGAGAATCTCCTCCATCTCCGTGACCGAGATGTCCTCATGGCGCGAGAAGAACGAAACCATCTGTGCCAGCGAGCCGTCGAAATAGGACGACAGTACCGACGACATGACCCCGCGTGCGTACTCTTCGCGGCTTACGGCCGGATAGTAGCGGTGGCTTTTGCCCTCGGGCGTGTGGTTGACGAAACCTTTGTTTTCGAGGATTTTGAGGAAGGTTGCGACCGTGGTGTATTTCGGGCGGGGTTCTTTTGTCTGGGCGATGATTTCGTTGACCACCGCATCGCCCAGCCTCCAGAGTATCTGCATGATCTCCTCTTCGCCGCGTGTGAGTTCCGTTAATTTCTTATCCATATCAAAAAGCGCTTTTTTAGTTCCTGTTGCAAGTTTACTACTAAATTTTTAGATATGCAAATTTTTCTTCTAAAAAATTAGTAGAATGATGCGGGAGGGGATCGTACCTATGTTTATAAGATAAGCATTTGATTGCGGAGTATGCAGCACTGGGTCGGGACGAGGCGTCGGAAGAGCCGGGGCGGGCGGGGACTGGAACGTGGAGGGCCTGATCCGGGGGCGTCGCAGGGAGGAGGCCGCGAAGGTATGGGAGAAATGGAAGCCGGAGGCGGATGGGGGCGTGACCGTATGACGGCCTGGAGGGTGGGCGGTGCCGGATCCATAGGCGGGGGCCGTGCGGAAGTGCGGGGAGGGTGGACGAAGCCGGGGTGGGCGGAGGCTGTGGTGTGGAGCCAGGGGTGCGGCTGGGGGCAGCAGGAGGACGGAGGATTAGCGGGTTGCGGTAACCGGGGCCCGGATATGGAAATCCCCGCAGAGGGAGTGGGTGGATCGGGCAAATGGCTCTACCCGGGCAAAACTGCTGGGCGCGTAACCAGCCCCGGGCACGGGGTGGATCGGGCAAATGACCCTACGCGGCAAAAAATGCGGGGTGCGTAAAGAGCCCCGGGTATGGGGTGAGGTGTCGAACCTTACCTATTCCTTACGGGCGTTGCGGCCGGAGCTATGCTTTTCCGGCCGGCGTACTAACCCTGCCGTGCCTCTTCGTTGTCCTTCTCCGCCTTCTCGTCCTCTTCCCAGTCGAACCACGGGAATTCGTGGCGCCCGGCGAGCGAAAAACGGGTATAGGTGATCGGGAG
This Alistipes onderdonkii DNA region includes the following protein-coding sequences:
- a CDS encoding BlaI/MecI/CopY family transcriptional regulator — encoded protein: MDKKLTELTRGEEEIMQILWRLGDAVVNEIIAQTKEPRPKYTTVATFLKILENKGFVNHTPEGKSHRYYPAVSREEYARGVMSSVLSSYFDGSLAQMVSFFSRHEDISVTEMEEILQIMQNARK